A stretch of Spirosoma oryzicola DNA encodes these proteins:
- a CDS encoding LytR/AlgR family response regulator transcription factor yields the protein MKTLIIDDERLARNELRRLLENFPKIQIVGEAANADEALPMIDDLEPELLFLDIQMPGKNGFELLQSIEGKTPEVIFTTAYDEYAIKAFEFNALDYLLKPVELARLSEAIHRVEEEQQHASEVQGHSIAGIASKVLGENDQVFVKDGEKCWFVKLGKVRLFESMGNYVRLYFDDQKPLVLKSLNALEDRLNPATFFRANRKHIINLQWIEKIEPWFSGGLLVTLRGGDKIEISRRQAIRFKDLLSL from the coding sequence ATGAAAACCCTGATTATCGACGACGAACGCCTGGCCCGTAATGAATTGCGTCGGCTGCTGGAAAACTTTCCCAAAATTCAGATTGTCGGTGAAGCGGCTAATGCCGACGAAGCCTTGCCCATGATTGATGATCTGGAGCCTGAACTGCTGTTTCTGGATATACAAATGCCGGGTAAAAACGGGTTTGAGTTACTACAGTCCATAGAAGGTAAAACGCCGGAGGTGATTTTTACGACTGCCTATGATGAATACGCGATTAAGGCGTTCGAGTTTAATGCGCTTGATTATCTGCTCAAGCCGGTTGAATTAGCTCGCCTTTCGGAAGCCATTCATCGCGTTGAAGAGGAACAGCAACACGCCAGCGAAGTTCAGGGGCATTCGATAGCCGGTATTGCCTCCAAAGTGCTGGGCGAGAACGATCAGGTATTTGTGAAAGACGGAGAGAAATGCTGGTTTGTAAAGTTGGGCAAAGTGCGTTTGTTTGAATCGATGGGCAACTACGTCCGGTTGTACTTCGACGATCAAAAGCCGCTGGTGCTCAAATCGCTCAACGCGCTGGAAGATCGGCTGAATCCAGCCACCTTTTTCCGGGCAAACCGCAAGCATATTATCAACCTGCAATGGATTGAAAAGATTGAACCCTGGTTTAGTGGGGGATTGCTGGTGACATTACGCGGTGGGGATAAAATTGAAATAAGTCGCCGGCAGGCAATACGATTTAAAGATTTATTAAGTTTGTAA
- a CDS encoding efflux RND transporter permease subunit: MFNLFIKRPLLSAVISVLITLLGGLALVGLPITQFPDIVPPSVTVTAKYTGANAEVATKAVAMPLERAINGVPNMVYMNSTSSNDGTTLVQVFFKVGTDPDLAAMSVQNRVTTVLDELPQEVIKAGVSTEKEVNSMLLYLNVFSNDPSVDEKFIYNFADINVLAELKRIDGVGVATIMGARQYSMRVWLKPDRMTAYGVSADEVVDAIREQNVEAAPGKAGESADRAPQMLQYVLRYSGKFFEPKQYENLVLRAESDGSILRLKDVADVEFGSLNYDVLSKTDGRPSASIMLKQRPGSNAQEVINNVKARMAELKKTNFPPGMTYNFAYDVSRFLDASIHEVVRTLIEAFVLVFLVVFLFLQDWRSTLICALAVPVALVGSFAFMSAIGFSINLLTLFALVLAIGIVVDNAIVVVEAVHAKMTEEHLSPRAATFAAMKEISGALIAITLVMSAVFVPVAFMSGPVGIFYRQFSLTLAVAIVISGINAVTLTPALCALLLRPTHAHEATGLLGRFFARFNRGFDALTGRYQKVLRRIASRGMVTVVMLLLFAAGTWGITSFLPSGFIPTEDQGMIYVNVTTPVGATVKRTEDVLDKIQRVASKMDAVENVSTLAGYSLMTDGNGASYGMGMINLKSWDARTQTVDDLIVALQENTRGIQDASIQFFPPPTVPGFGNSSGFELRMLDRTGSGDLQKTKKVADDFIAALKKRPEISSAFTSFDPSFPQYLLQVDQDKAAQKGVSIDNAMNTLQTLMGSFYASNFIRFGQMYKVMVQASPEYRAKPEDVLNLRVKNDEGEMVPYSNFVSLKRVYGPEQITRYNMYTSALINGDPASGYSSGDALRAVQEVASKTLPRGYSFEWSGMSREEVLSGDQAIYIFAICLVFVYLLLVAQYESLFLPLAVLLSLPAGIFGSFVCLQLAGLQNNIYAQVSLVMLIGLLGKNAILIVEFANQRQQEGLSVLDAAIEGAVTRLRPILMTSLAFIAGLIPLCIASGAGALGNRSIGTAAAGGMFIGTVFGLVLVPGLYILFAKLAQRFPSKTSATDDESETGSNQQSIKTNATRTVFQET; the protein is encoded by the coding sequence ATGTTTAATCTCTTTATTAAAAGACCGCTGCTGTCGGCGGTCATATCGGTGCTGATTACCCTGCTGGGCGGATTGGCACTGGTCGGTTTGCCTATTACGCAGTTCCCCGACATTGTGCCGCCTTCCGTAACGGTAACGGCTAAATACACGGGAGCGAATGCCGAGGTGGCTACCAAAGCGGTAGCCATGCCGCTGGAACGGGCCATCAACGGGGTGCCTAACATGGTGTACATGAACTCCACCTCCAGTAACGATGGGACAACGCTGGTGCAGGTATTTTTCAAAGTAGGCACCGACCCCGATCTGGCGGCCATGAGCGTTCAGAACCGCGTGACAACCGTGCTGGACGAGTTGCCACAGGAAGTGATCAAAGCCGGGGTATCGACGGAAAAAGAGGTAAACAGTATGCTGCTGTACCTCAACGTTTTCAGTAACGATCCGAGCGTTGACGAGAAGTTTATTTACAACTTCGCCGACATCAACGTGCTGGCTGAACTCAAGCGAATCGATGGCGTAGGCGTGGCTACCATCATGGGCGCTCGTCAGTATTCGATGCGCGTCTGGCTCAAACCGGACCGGATGACGGCTTACGGTGTATCGGCCGACGAGGTCGTTGATGCCATTCGCGAGCAAAACGTCGAAGCGGCCCCCGGTAAAGCGGGCGAGAGTGCTGACCGAGCCCCGCAGATGCTTCAGTACGTGCTTCGATACAGCGGTAAGTTTTTCGAGCCGAAGCAGTACGAAAACCTCGTGCTGCGGGCCGAATCCGATGGTTCGATCCTACGCCTGAAAGACGTAGCTGACGTCGAATTCGGATCGCTCAATTACGATGTATTGTCGAAAACGGACGGGCGGCCATCGGCGTCGATTATGCTTAAGCAACGACCGGGATCTAACGCGCAGGAAGTCATCAACAACGTAAAAGCGCGGATGGCGGAATTAAAGAAAACCAACTTCCCGCCCGGCATGACGTACAACTTCGCATACGATGTGTCGCGCTTTCTGGATGCGTCTATCCACGAAGTAGTGAGAACGCTGATTGAAGCGTTTGTGCTGGTGTTTCTGGTCGTGTTTCTGTTCCTTCAGGACTGGCGGTCTACCCTGATCTGTGCATTAGCAGTGCCCGTGGCACTGGTGGGTTCGTTTGCTTTCATGAGTGCAATCGGCTTTTCGATTAACCTGCTTACGCTGTTTGCCTTGGTGCTGGCTATTGGTATTGTGGTGGATAACGCCATTGTGGTGGTGGAAGCTGTTCACGCTAAAATGACGGAAGAACATCTGTCGCCGAGAGCCGCTACGTTTGCCGCCATGAAGGAAATCAGCGGAGCGTTGATCGCGATTACGCTGGTGATGTCGGCAGTGTTTGTACCCGTTGCGTTTATGTCGGGTCCGGTCGGTATTTTCTACCGGCAGTTTTCGCTGACGCTGGCCGTCGCTATTGTTATTTCGGGAATCAACGCCGTTACGCTGACGCCCGCTCTGTGCGCCCTGCTGTTACGCCCGACGCATGCACACGAAGCAACAGGATTGCTGGGTCGGTTTTTTGCCCGCTTCAACCGGGGTTTCGATGCGCTGACCGGTCGCTATCAAAAAGTACTCCGGCGAATCGCCAGCCGGGGTATGGTGACGGTTGTAATGTTGTTGCTCTTCGCGGCTGGTACGTGGGGCATCACGTCCTTTCTACCGAGTGGATTTATTCCGACGGAAGATCAGGGTATGATTTACGTGAACGTAACCACACCCGTTGGGGCTACGGTTAAACGAACCGAAGATGTACTGGACAAAATTCAGCGGGTGGCCTCGAAGATGGACGCCGTTGAAAACGTATCGACGCTGGCCGGTTATAGCCTGATGACCGATGGTAACGGTGCTTCGTACGGAATGGGTATGATCAACCTGAAAAGCTGGGACGCTCGTACGCAAACGGTGGACGATTTGATTGTCGCGCTGCAAGAAAATACGCGAGGCATTCAGGATGCGAGTATCCAGTTTTTTCCCCCACCAACGGTTCCCGGTTTTGGTAATTCCAGCGGTTTCGAGCTTCGTATGCTCGACCGTACGGGCTCCGGCGATTTACAGAAAACCAAGAAAGTTGCTGACGATTTTATTGCTGCATTGAAGAAGCGTCCTGAAATCAGCAGTGCTTTTACAAGCTTCGATCCGAGCTTTCCGCAGTATCTGTTGCAGGTCGATCAGGACAAGGCCGCCCAGAAAGGTGTGTCCATTGACAATGCGATGAATACCTTACAAACGCTGATGGGCAGTTTTTACGCGTCGAATTTCATTCGATTCGGGCAGATGTACAAAGTGATGGTGCAGGCTTCTCCCGAATACCGGGCCAAACCGGAAGATGTGCTGAACCTACGGGTAAAAAATGACGAGGGGGAGATGGTGCCTTATTCGAACTTCGTCAGCCTGAAGCGGGTGTACGGACCAGAGCAGATTACCCGCTACAACATGTACACCTCCGCGCTGATCAACGGCGATCCCGCGTCCGGTTATAGCAGTGGCGACGCCCTGCGCGCGGTTCAGGAAGTGGCCAGCAAGACACTACCGCGTGGTTATTCCTTCGAATGGTCGGGTATGTCGCGGGAGGAAGTGTTGTCGGGCGATCAGGCCATTTACATCTTTGCCATCTGTCTGGTCTTTGTGTATCTGCTGCTGGTAGCGCAATACGAGAGCTTGTTTTTGCCGCTTGCCGTATTGTTATCGCTGCCCGCCGGAATTTTCGGTTCGTTTGTTTGTCTGCAACTGGCTGGGCTGCAAAACAACATCTACGCGCAGGTATCGCTGGTGATGCTCATCGGTTTGCTCGGAAAAAACGCGATTCTGATTGTCGAGTTCGCTAACCAGCGTCAGCAGGAAGGACTGTCGGTTCTGGATGCCGCCATTGAAGGAGCCGTAACGCGCTTGCGTCCGATCCTAATGACCTCGTTAGCGTTCATTGCCGGACTGATTCCGCTTTGCATCGCGTCAGGAGCCGGAGCGTTAGGCAACCGGTCCATTGGTACAGCGGCTGCGGGGGGTATGTTTATTGGAACCGTCTTCGGACTGGTACTCGTCCCCGGCCTGTACATTCTCTTTGCTAAACTAGCCCAGCGATTTCCGTCGAAAACGTCTGCTACCGATGACGAATCGGAAACGGGTTCAAATCAACAATCCATTAAAACGAATGCCACTCGTACAGTCTTTCAAGAAACATAG
- the ald gene encoding alanine dehydrogenase, with protein sequence MVIGVPKEIKNNENRVALTPAGVTELRKYGHTVYVQVNAGEGSGFEDEEYIAAGATMLPTIEEVYGIAEMIMKVKEPIAAEYDLIKEDQLLFTYFHFASSEELTRAMLAKGAVCLAYETVERPDRSLPLLVPMSEVAGRMAVQEGAKYLEKPLKGRGILLGGVPGVKPANVLILGGGIVGTQAAKMAAGLGAHVTIMDVSLPRLRYLSDIMPPNVQTMMSNEYNIREMIKVCDLIVGAVLIPGAKAPHLITRDMLSLMRAGTVLVDVAVDQGGCIETCRPTTHEDPTFIIDGVVHYCVANMPGAVPYTSTVALTNATLPYALQLANKGWQQACRDNMDLQLGLNVVDGKVVYQGVADAFGLELTPVSQVLIEETV encoded by the coding sequence ATGGTTATTGGTGTTCCGAAGGAAATCAAAAACAATGAAAACCGCGTTGCTCTGACACCAGCGGGTGTTACCGAACTTCGCAAATACGGCCACACTGTATATGTACAGGTCAACGCTGGCGAAGGCAGTGGCTTTGAGGACGAAGAATACATTGCAGCGGGTGCTACGATGCTTCCAACCATCGAAGAAGTATACGGCATTGCTGAAATGATCATGAAGGTCAAGGAGCCAATTGCGGCTGAGTACGACCTGATCAAAGAAGATCAGTTACTGTTCACCTATTTTCACTTTGCTTCGTCGGAAGAACTGACCCGGGCCATGCTGGCGAAAGGTGCTGTTTGTCTGGCTTACGAAACCGTTGAGCGGCCCGATCGTAGTTTACCGCTTCTGGTGCCTATGTCGGAAGTAGCGGGTCGGATGGCGGTTCAGGAAGGAGCAAAATACCTCGAAAAACCCCTGAAAGGACGTGGTATTCTACTCGGTGGCGTTCCAGGCGTAAAACCTGCCAACGTTTTGATTCTGGGTGGAGGAATTGTCGGTACGCAGGCGGCCAAAATGGCGGCTGGCTTAGGCGCTCACGTTACGATCATGGACGTTAGCCTACCCCGGCTCCGTTATTTGTCGGATATCATGCCACCGAACGTGCAGACGATGATGTCGAACGAATACAATATTCGCGAGATGATTAAGGTTTGTGACCTGATCGTTGGTGCGGTATTGATTCCGGGTGCAAAAGCACCACACCTCATCACCCGCGATATGCTGAGTCTGATGCGAGCGGGTACAGTACTGGTAGACGTAGCCGTCGATCAGGGCGGTTGCATTGAAACCTGCCGTCCTACAACGCACGAAGACCCGACATTCATCATCGATGGTGTTGTGCATTACTGCGTAGCGAACATGCCGGGTGCGGTTCCTTACACGAGTACGGTTGCGCTTACCAACGCTACCTTGCCTTACGCTTTGCAACTTGCAAACAAAGGATGGCAGCAAGCTTGCCGCGACAACATGGACCTGCAATTGGGACTTAACGTGGTTGATGGCAAAGTGGTGTACCAAGGCGTTGCTGATGCCTTCGGACTAGAACTTACGCCAGTGAGCCAGGTATTGATAGAAGAAACGGTTTAA
- a CDS encoding DUF3298 and DUF4163 domain-containing protein, with amino-acid sequence MKYLFAALLCGSTVFFAACNRFKLGPPELDRKQYDLTGESKCDTSLNKGVDVSVSYFLLKEDSQVARTINDSMRHISVGSIVGWLDSATVARNPEARTDISKAATLFAADYEAMMKDMDKLGGCWELKTTADTVYTSPNAITVKVETYAYTGGAHPNSNLAFYTFDRETGRTLALNDLVSDTTALLGVVEKAFRKQQDLLPQYNLEERGYFLRDGQFFLPANIAVGRGGLIFYYNPYEIAAYAVGPIEVTVPYEQLNGILRDSWY; translated from the coding sequence ATGAAGTATCTTTTCGCAGCGTTGCTTTGCGGTTCAACAGTTTTTTTTGCGGCTTGTAATCGGTTTAAATTGGGACCACCGGAGCTGGATCGCAAACAGTACGATCTCACCGGAGAAAGTAAGTGCGACACCTCACTCAACAAAGGTGTTGATGTGTCTGTATCGTACTTCTTGCTCAAAGAAGACTCGCAGGTGGCTCGAACGATCAATGACAGCATGCGCCACATCAGCGTTGGCAGTATTGTAGGCTGGCTCGATAGCGCAACCGTTGCCCGCAACCCCGAAGCCCGTACCGATATCAGTAAAGCAGCAACCCTGTTCGCTGCCGATTACGAAGCCATGATGAAGGATATGGATAAGCTGGGCGGTTGCTGGGAACTGAAAACTACGGCTGACACGGTTTATACCAGCCCAAATGCCATTACCGTCAAGGTCGAAACGTACGCCTATACCGGCGGGGCTCATCCGAACTCAAACCTGGCGTTTTATACCTTTGATCGGGAAACGGGCAGGACGCTGGCGCTAAACGATCTGGTTTCCGATACCACCGCGTTGCTGGGTGTCGTCGAAAAAGCGTTTCGGAAACAGCAGGATCTGCTACCGCAATACAATCTTGAAGAACGGGGTTACTTCCTACGCGACGGTCAGTTTTTTCTGCCTGCCAACATTGCAGTGGGTCGGGGTGGACTGATCTTTTATTACAATCCGTACGAAATAGCCGCTTACGCCGTCGGTCCGATTGAAGTGACGGTTCCCTACGAACAACTCAACGGTATCCTACGCGATTCGTGGTATTGA
- a CDS encoding sensor histidine kinase, which produces MSTSKQNIYWFCQLFGWSLLILVEYLAYVLESGFDPEALYLAIANIFLGITLTHLYRLMIRRWNWVRLPFFQLVPRVLLSVLVLAMIMTLVNIPIDRRLFPQYFIEEPWPTIGYLLTWGKNMLAWVLSYTAYHYVEENRNAEIERILLKTSIRETEAKVLRSQLNPHFVFNALNSIRALVYENPTKAQQGITQLSNLLRNSLLADRRKTVELREEIKTVEDYLALEKVRYEDRLTSRIELDSRTLFWQVPPMMLQTLVENAIKHGVSTAVGGGFVEVQSTIVADKLHIIIRNTGVLGDKEASGGFGLANTAQRLELLYGPEATFHIFQEEDNPFEGPVVCAEICIPTQSEGMFRRREEAAKLKN; this is translated from the coding sequence ATGAGCACGTCAAAACAAAATATATATTGGTTTTGCCAGTTATTTGGCTGGTCGCTCCTCATCCTGGTGGAGTACCTGGCTTATGTACTGGAATCAGGCTTTGACCCGGAAGCCCTGTATCTGGCCATCGCGAATATTTTTCTGGGCATTACCCTGACGCACCTTTACCGCCTGATGATCCGGCGCTGGAACTGGGTGCGACTTCCGTTCTTTCAACTCGTACCGCGCGTACTTCTGTCGGTACTGGTGTTGGCCATGATCATGACGCTGGTTAACATTCCCATCGATCGGCGGCTTTTCCCTCAATACTTCATCGAAGAGCCTTGGCCGACGATCGGTTATCTACTCACCTGGGGTAAGAACATGCTTGCGTGGGTGCTTAGCTATACGGCCTATCACTACGTTGAAGAAAACCGAAACGCTGAAATTGAGCGTATTTTGCTCAAAACCAGTATTCGGGAAACCGAAGCAAAGGTGTTACGGTCGCAGCTTAATCCGCACTTTGTCTTCAACGCACTGAATAGCATTCGGGCGCTGGTGTACGAAAACCCGACCAAAGCGCAGCAGGGCATCACGCAACTCTCCAATCTGCTTCGTAATTCGTTGTTGGCCGACCGCCGGAAAACGGTTGAGCTGCGCGAAGAAATCAAGACAGTAGAAGATTATTTGGCTCTCGAAAAAGTCCGCTATGAAGATCGCCTGACTTCCCGCATAGAACTGGACAGCCGGACGCTATTCTGGCAGGTGCCGCCGATGATGCTCCAAACGCTGGTAGAAAATGCCATCAAGCACGGGGTATCAACGGCAGTCGGTGGGGGCTTTGTCGAGGTACAATCGACTATCGTTGCGGATAAACTGCATATCATTATCCGAAATACCGGCGTTCTGGGCGATAAGGAAGCATCGGGCGGTTTTGGTTTGGCGAATACTGCGCAACGACTCGAATTGCTGTATGGCCCCGAGGCTACCTTTCATATTTTTCAGGAAGAAGACAACCCTTTCGAGGGGCCAGTCGTTTGCGCCGAAATCTGCATTCCAACCCAGTCGGAAGGGATGTTCAGACGCCGAGAAGAAGCGGCTAAATTAAAAAACTAA
- a CDS encoding histidine phosphatase family protein, with protein sequence MQQKTIYLIRHGETDYNRRGVVQGSGVDSDLNDMGRAQAMAFFQAYQHVPFQKIYISGLRRTFQTAEPFIELGIPFEKLTGLNEISWGVMEGKVPGNIDNEYYRNLIDAWSSGNTALPTDGGESPDQVVSRQKVAIDSILSHPDEETVLVAMHGRAMRILLCWLTNRPLSMMDHFEHSNLCLYKLQYDYDTAAFTIEIANDTSHLLTLALA encoded by the coding sequence TTGCAACAAAAAACCATATATTTGATTCGCCACGGAGAAACCGATTATAATCGGCGGGGTGTGGTGCAGGGGAGTGGCGTTGACTCAGATCTGAACGATATGGGTCGCGCGCAGGCGATGGCTTTTTTTCAAGCCTATCAGCATGTTCCTTTCCAGAAAATTTATATCTCCGGTCTTCGACGGACGTTTCAAACGGCCGAGCCGTTTATCGAACTGGGTATTCCGTTCGAGAAGCTGACGGGTCTCAACGAGATCAGTTGGGGCGTTATGGAAGGTAAGGTTCCGGGCAATATCGATAACGAGTATTACCGCAATCTGATCGATGCGTGGTCGTCTGGTAATACGGCGTTACCCACCGACGGGGGCGAAAGTCCCGACCAGGTGGTCAGTCGTCAGAAAGTGGCTATCGATAGCATTTTATCGCATCCCGATGAAGAAACCGTCCTGGTCGCTATGCACGGACGAGCCATGCGTATTCTGCTCTGCTGGCTTACCAATCGGCCTTTGTCGATGATGGATCACTTTGAACACAGCAATTTGTGCCTGTATAAGCTTCAGTATGATTACGATACGGCAGCGTTTACGATTGAAATTGCGAACGATACATCACACTTGCTGACGCTGGCGTTGGCTTAG
- a CDS encoding efflux RND transporter periplasmic adaptor subunit, with amino-acid sequence MKNYEMLTALLMGAVMIGCTKQETQTDQAEKLTLPVVKLARQSTTLKKEYVGTLEAVRNVEIRARVSGFLEKIFVDEGQPVRQGQLLFKLNEAEYRAELDKAKANLKSAMAGAKTAEVELGRVKLLVDKNVVSPSELELAKAKLDAARAAIDEARSMQDNASLRLSHASIKAPFDGVINRIPFKMGSLIEEGALLTSVSDTREVYAYFDVSEKEYLSYVKKHRKNPEQGVRTVEMLLADDTKYPHTGKIETVESVFEEGAGTIAFRARFPNPEKLLRHGSSGKVRLANDVDDALLVPQKAVFEVQDKNYVYVVDKANKVKSRSFVPQGRVDHYYLVQSGLQPGERVVYEGIQNIRDGMQIIPEAVPADSVDSQSTLAQH; translated from the coding sequence ATGAAAAACTATGAGATGTTGACCGCGCTCCTGATGGGTGCGGTAATGATCGGTTGCACAAAACAGGAAACGCAAACCGATCAGGCCGAGAAGCTTACCTTGCCCGTTGTCAAGCTGGCGCGCCAATCGACGACGCTTAAAAAAGAGTACGTTGGTACGCTCGAAGCCGTTCGGAACGTCGAAATACGGGCGCGGGTGTCGGGTTTCCTCGAAAAAATCTTTGTCGATGAAGGGCAGCCTGTCCGGCAGGGACAACTGCTGTTTAAATTAAATGAAGCCGAATACCGCGCCGAACTCGACAAAGCGAAAGCGAACCTGAAAAGTGCAATGGCTGGTGCCAAAACGGCCGAAGTCGAACTGGGCCGGGTGAAATTACTGGTCGATAAAAATGTTGTCTCACCCTCTGAACTGGAACTGGCTAAAGCGAAGCTGGATGCAGCGCGGGCGGCTATCGACGAAGCGCGCTCCATGCAGGACAATGCTTCCCTTCGGTTGTCGCACGCCAGTATCAAAGCACCGTTTGACGGCGTCATCAACCGGATTCCGTTTAAAATGGGCAGTCTGATCGAAGAAGGAGCCTTGCTGACATCGGTGTCCGACACCCGCGAGGTCTACGCGTACTTCGACGTGTCGGAGAAAGAATACCTGTCTTATGTTAAGAAACATCGCAAAAATCCGGAGCAGGGCGTTCGGACGGTGGAGATGTTGCTGGCCGATGATACGAAGTACCCACACACGGGAAAAATCGAAACGGTTGAAAGTGTCTTCGAAGAAGGAGCCGGGACGATTGCCTTCCGGGCGCGGTTTCCAAACCCCGAGAAGCTGCTTCGGCATGGCTCTTCGGGAAAGGTTCGGTTGGCAAACGATGTAGATGATGCATTGCTGGTCCCTCAGAAGGCGGTGTTTGAGGTGCAGGACAAAAACTACGTGTACGTGGTCGATAAGGCGAATAAAGTAAAATCACGGAGTTTCGTGCCGCAGGGTCGGGTTGATCATTACTATCTGGTGCAGTCGGGGCTGCAACCGGGCGAACGGGTTGTTTACGAGGGTATTCAAAATATCCGCGACGGCATGCAGATTATTCCCGAAGCCGTTCCTGCCGATAGTGTGGACTCACAGAGTACGCTCGCACAGCACTAA
- a CDS encoding TolC family protein gives MPLVQSFKKHSLTYSLFIFLVGLSGCQAVRTPSRSPGVPLPATFINRTDSVGIGDLHRTKLFSDPYLVRLIDTALTQNPDLKMAVQRIEVARANFVVSQGALLPSVNAVAAAGFDRYGRYTLNGVGNFDTNLSGNIDNQQRIPNPTPDFFLGLRSSWEIDIWGKLRNRRRAAYTRLLASQEGRNLVVTALTAEVARLYYTLLALDGELNIIEENEALQRRAVELVNVQKDAGRVTVLAVQQFTAQLLNTRSLEGRVRQQIVETENQLNALLGRYPQPISRGQTIENQQLPASVVAGLPAQLVRRRPDIRQAERELEAANIDVAVAQAEFLPSLTLTPYIGLNSFRAATLLNPGSLALGALGGLAAPVFNRRLLKGNYAASVAQSRGAYFAYQKAILTGVSEVVSSLKGLENYRSVADIQTQEVAMLKNAAVTSNELFTNGYATYLEVITAQRSVLDAQLAQIDTKRSQFLSLVDLYRALGGGWE, from the coding sequence ATGCCACTCGTACAGTCTTTCAAGAAACATAGTCTAACCTACAGTCTATTCATTTTTCTGGTCGGTCTGAGCGGTTGCCAGGCTGTCCGTACCCCTTCCCGGTCGCCGGGAGTGCCATTGCCCGCAACGTTTATCAACCGTACGGATTCGGTCGGTATCGGCGATCTGCACCGGACAAAACTGTTTTCGGACCCGTATCTGGTCCGGCTGATTGACACAGCCCTAACGCAAAACCCGGATCTCAAAATGGCTGTACAGCGAATAGAGGTAGCGCGGGCAAACTTTGTTGTTAGTCAGGGCGCGTTGCTGCCGAGTGTTAATGCGGTGGCCGCTGCTGGTTTTGATCGGTACGGACGGTATACGCTGAATGGCGTCGGTAATTTTGATACAAACCTGTCCGGCAATATTGACAACCAGCAACGGATTCCCAACCCGACCCCTGATTTTTTCCTGGGGTTACGCAGTTCCTGGGAGATTGATATCTGGGGGAAGCTCCGCAACCGTCGTCGGGCGGCTTACACGCGGCTGTTGGCATCGCAGGAGGGGCGTAACCTGGTTGTAACGGCGCTCACTGCCGAAGTAGCCCGGTTGTATTATACGCTCCTTGCGCTGGATGGGGAGTTGAACATTATCGAAGAGAACGAAGCCCTGCAACGACGTGCGGTTGAGTTGGTCAATGTACAGAAGGATGCGGGTCGGGTAACGGTGCTGGCCGTTCAGCAATTTACGGCTCAACTGCTCAACACACGCAGTCTGGAAGGTCGGGTGAGGCAACAAATCGTGGAGACGGAAAACCAGCTGAATGCATTGCTGGGGCGTTATCCGCAACCGATTTCGCGCGGTCAGACCATCGAAAATCAGCAATTGCCTGCTTCGGTTGTTGCCGGATTACCCGCGCAGTTGGTACGACGCCGACCCGACATTCGGCAGGCTGAACGCGAACTGGAAGCGGCTAATATTGACGTAGCCGTGGCTCAGGCCGAATTCCTGCCGTCGCTGACGCTGACGCCTTACATTGGGTTAAATTCATTCCGGGCGGCTACACTCCTAAACCCCGGATCGTTGGCGCTCGGCGCATTGGGGGGATTAGCCGCTCCGGTGTTCAACCGGCGGTTGCTGAAAGGGAATTATGCGGCTTCCGTTGCACAAAGCCGGGGTGCTTATTTTGCCTATCAAAAAGCAATTCTCACTGGTGTCAGCGAGGTTGTCAGTAGTCTGAAAGGGTTGGAGAATTACCGGTCTGTGGCGGATATACAAACGCAGGAAGTGGCGATGCTAAAAAACGCGGCTGTCACGTCGAACGAGTTATTTACGAACGGATACGCTACGTATCTGGAAGTGATTACGGCCCAGCGTAGCGTATTGGATGCGCAATTAGCGCAGATCGACACCAAGCGGTCGCAGTTTTTGTCGCTGGTCGATTTGTACCGGGCGCTGGGGGGCGGCTGGGAATAG
- a CDS encoding hotdog fold thioesterase, whose protein sequence is MKAGFDLSNLEFAHADSIVRLLGIEFTEAGEGYLTARMPVDARTHQPFGILHGGASVVLAESLGSVASYMLLDDPARQRAVGLEVNANHIRSVRDGWVYGRCTPIHIGRTTHVWDIRITTEEGKLVCVSRLTIAIITDKS, encoded by the coding sequence ATGAAAGCAGGCTTTGACCTGAGTAACCTTGAGTTTGCCCATGCCGACTCGATTGTTAGACTGTTAGGTATTGAGTTTACAGAAGCGGGCGAAGGGTATCTGACCGCCCGTATGCCCGTCGATGCGCGAACGCATCAGCCGTTTGGCATCCTGCACGGGGGTGCATCGGTCGTTCTGGCCGAGTCGCTGGGCAGCGTAGCCTCGTACATGCTGCTCGACGATCCCGCGAGACAGCGTGCCGTTGGGCTTGAAGTCAACGCCAACCACATCCGTTCCGTGCGCGACGGGTGGGTATACGGACGCTGTACGCCTATTCACATCGGACGGACAACGCACGTATGGGATATCCGGATCACCACCGAAGAAGGCAAACTGGTTTGCGTCAGCCGACTGACGATTGCGATCATCACGGATAAATCGTAA